One stretch of Paenibacillus sp. AN1007 DNA includes these proteins:
- a CDS encoding AI-2E family transporter → MLPLYKKYGRTVFDIALLLLTVYVIMFAFSKLYHIAAPVFLSFIVFWMIEPLAKFLHRKGLPKTLGTAISVLLFLGLIVAGFFGAGFFIISQISDLQLNFPVYIEMIQREFTNLVVFIQDKSNALPDGMLEKVNEYFATLSGILSKWVTGGAQFIIGFLSSFSTFITNFGIAIILAFFLSIEIESWRKFARAKTPKTLKTANAFMRTHVFKTIRSYMKAQLIMMLITFVLIYAGLLILGTSNAFTIAAVCAIFDLVPLLGVPVIFIPWIVYLFIVGNSTLAIGLIVILAVTMLTRQLLEPKISGNSIGVSSAYLMLSFMLISLSIFGLAGVVLSPVLLILLKELLQQGYLQKWIHLPNDEFESSPLVMDTPISDSAHDEAAK, encoded by the coding sequence ATGCTGCCGCTTTATAAAAAATACGGACGTACGGTTTTTGATATCGCTCTACTCCTGTTAACCGTGTATGTGATCATGTTTGCTTTCAGCAAGTTGTATCATATCGCCGCGCCCGTTTTCCTTTCGTTTATTGTTTTCTGGATGATTGAGCCTTTGGCCAAATTTTTGCATCGAAAAGGCCTGCCCAAAACACTGGGTACCGCCATATCTGTTCTGCTGTTTCTAGGACTGATTGTCGCAGGATTTTTCGGTGCAGGTTTCTTCATCATCTCGCAAATATCAGATTTGCAGCTCAATTTCCCGGTATATATCGAGATGATTCAGCGAGAATTCACCAATCTGGTCGTGTTTATACAGGACAAGTCCAATGCCCTTCCCGACGGGATGCTCGAAAAGGTGAATGAATACTTTGCCACACTGTCTGGAATCCTGTCCAAATGGGTTACCGGCGGGGCACAATTTATTATCGGTTTTCTCAGCTCTTTCTCTACTTTTATTACCAATTTCGGTATCGCAATCATTCTGGCATTTTTCCTTAGTATTGAGATTGAATCATGGCGCAAATTCGCTCGTGCCAAGACACCCAAAACACTAAAGACAGCCAATGCGTTCATGCGTACCCATGTGTTCAAGACAATTCGTTCCTACATGAAAGCACAATTGATTATGATGCTGATTACATTTGTATTGATATATGCGGGGTTGTTGATTCTTGGAACCTCCAATGCCTTTACAATCGCAGCCGTCTGCGCCATTTTTGATCTGGTGCCGCTGCTCGGTGTGCCCGTTATTTTTATTCCGTGGATTGTTTATCTATTTATCGTGGGTAACAGTACACTTGCCATCGGTTTAATCGTTATTTTGGCCGTGACCATGCTGACGCGGCAGCTGCTTGAACCGAAAATTTCAGGAAACTCTATCGGTGTTTCTTCTGCTTATCTGATGCTGTCGTTTATGCTGATTTCCCTATCAATCTTCGGCCTCGCAGGTGTCGTGCTTTCACCCGTTCTTCTGATTTTGTTAAAAGAACTGCTGCAGCAGGGCTATCTGCAAAAATGGATTCATCTGCCCAATGACGAATTCGAGTCTTCACCGTTAGTGATGGACACGCCTATATCTGATTCCGCTCACGACGAGGCTGCCAAGTAA